The following proteins are encoded in a genomic region of Saccharopolyspora antimicrobica:
- the frc gene encoding formyl-CoA transferase: protein MSALEGVRVLDMTHVQSGPSATQVLAWLGADVVKLEAPTGDITRRQLRDVDDADSLYFTMLNCNKRSITLNMKSERGKEIFTRLVAESDVLVENFGPGTVDRMGFPWERLREINPRLVYASIKGFGDGPYTHFKAYEVVAQAMGGSMSTTGLEDGPPLATGAQIGDSGTGIHTVAGILAALLQRERTGRGQRVSVAMQHAVLNLCRVKLRDQQRLARGPLREYPNAGFGDEVPRSGNASGGGQPGWAVRCKPGGPNDYLYVIVQPQGWAPIARLIGRPELIEDPEWATPEARLSKLDKMFGLIEEWTLGQDKWSALAALNEHNVPCGPIMSTREIIEDSSLADNDMIVTVDHPERGPFRTVGCPIKLSDSPVRIDRSPLLGEHTAEIFQERLGIGAAELTELKANGVI from the coding sequence ATGAGCGCTCTGGAAGGTGTCCGGGTGCTGGACATGACGCACGTCCAGTCCGGGCCGTCCGCGACGCAGGTGCTGGCCTGGCTCGGCGCCGACGTGGTCAAGCTGGAGGCGCCGACCGGCGACATCACCCGCAGGCAGCTGCGCGACGTCGACGACGCCGACAGCCTGTACTTCACCATGCTCAACTGCAACAAGCGCAGCATCACGCTGAACATGAAGTCCGAGCGCGGCAAGGAGATCTTCACCCGGCTGGTCGCCGAATCCGACGTGCTGGTGGAGAACTTCGGGCCGGGCACCGTGGACCGGATGGGCTTCCCGTGGGAACGGTTGCGGGAGATCAACCCGCGCCTGGTCTACGCCTCCATCAAGGGCTTCGGCGACGGCCCCTACACCCACTTCAAGGCCTACGAGGTCGTCGCCCAGGCGATGGGCGGTTCGATGAGCACCACCGGCCTGGAGGACGGGCCGCCGCTGGCCACCGGAGCGCAGATCGGTGACTCCGGCACCGGCATCCACACCGTCGCGGGAATCCTCGCCGCCCTGCTGCAGCGCGAGCGCACCGGCCGCGGGCAGCGGGTTTCGGTGGCGATGCAGCACGCGGTGCTCAACCTGTGCCGCGTCAAGCTGCGCGACCAGCAGCGACTGGCGCGCGGACCGCTGCGCGAGTACCCCAACGCCGGCTTCGGCGACGAGGTGCCGCGCTCGGGCAACGCCTCCGGCGGCGGGCAGCCCGGCTGGGCGGTGCGCTGCAAGCCGGGCGGGCCCAACGACTACCTCTACGTCATCGTCCAGCCGCAGGGCTGGGCGCCGATCGCGCGGCTGATCGGCAGGCCCGAGCTGATCGAGGACCCGGAGTGGGCCACCCCGGAGGCCCGTCTGTCCAAACTGGACAAGATGTTCGGCCTGATCGAGGAGTGGACGCTCGGCCAGGACAAGTGGTCGGCGCTGGCGGCGCTCAACGAGCACAACGTGCCGTGCGGTCCGATCATGTCCACCAGGGAGATCATCGAGGACAGCTCGCTGGCCGACAACGACATGATCGTCACCGTCGACCACCCGGAGCGCGGCCCGTTCCGGACCGTCGGCTGCCCGATCAAGCTGTCCGACTCCCCGGTGCGGATCGACCGCTCCCCGCTGCTCGGCGAGCACACCGCCGAGATCTTCCAGGAACGGCTGGGCATCGGTGCGGCCGAGCTGACCGAGCTCAAGGCGAACGGGGTGATCTGA
- a CDS encoding molybdopterin oxidoreductase family protein, giving the protein MSYTRLTEPLVRDGGELRPASWEEALDRAAGGIARTVESRGPDAFGVFSCARSTNEMNYVAQKFARAAIGTNNVDSCNRTCHAPSVAGLAQVFGSGGGTSSYQEIEDADVIVMWGSNAREAHPIFFHHVLKAVHRGAKLYVVDPRRTSTAKWAHRWLQLDVGTDIALAHAIGREIISSGLVNRSFVDRATSGFEAYAAEVEQWTPEVAALETGVPAELIEELAQAYARADRAQLCWTLGITEHHNGTDNVLSLINLSLLTGHVGRYGAGLNPLRGQNNVQGGGDMGAIPNRLPGFQDILLPEVRAKFDAAWGSSIPPRYGWHLTQMFEAMDRGELTAVYAIGENPVQSEADSGRTLKRMQNLEHLVVQDIFLTKTAQQAHVVLPASAAWCESDGTFTNSERRVQRVRKALDPPGQARDDIDIICEIARRLGHDWHYESAEQVWDEMRALSPMHRGMSYQRLADLGGIQWPCYSEDELEPTYLHGRLWAEDPAERGEPAAFAPVPHSPPVDELSEEYPLRLTTGRRLDSYNTGVQSGGFSSPMRRGETIDLCPADAERLGVVAGEKVQISSRRGSIVAPVRLDEGLRPGLAFMTFHFPDEVDVNLITIEATDPVAGTAEYKASAIRVDKLPAESAV; this is encoded by the coding sequence ATGAGCTACACGCGGTTGACCGAGCCCCTGGTGCGAGACGGCGGCGAGCTGCGCCCCGCGTCGTGGGAGGAAGCCCTGGACCGCGCGGCCGGGGGGATCGCGCGGACCGTCGAATCCCGCGGCCCGGATGCCTTCGGCGTGTTCTCCTGCGCCCGTTCCACCAACGAGATGAACTACGTGGCGCAGAAGTTCGCCCGCGCGGCCATCGGGACCAACAACGTCGACTCCTGCAACCGGACTTGCCACGCGCCGAGCGTGGCTGGGCTGGCCCAGGTCTTCGGCAGCGGTGGCGGCACCTCGTCCTACCAGGAGATCGAGGATGCCGACGTCATCGTGATGTGGGGCTCCAACGCCCGCGAGGCGCACCCGATCTTCTTCCACCACGTGCTCAAGGCGGTGCACCGCGGCGCCAAGCTCTACGTCGTGGATCCCCGGCGCACCAGCACCGCCAAGTGGGCGCACCGGTGGTTGCAGCTCGACGTCGGCACCGACATCGCGCTGGCGCACGCCATCGGCCGGGAGATCATCAGCTCCGGACTGGTCAACCGGTCGTTCGTCGATCGGGCCACCAGCGGTTTCGAGGCCTACGCCGCCGAGGTCGAGCAGTGGACGCCCGAGGTCGCCGCGCTGGAGACCGGGGTTCCCGCCGAACTCATCGAGGAGCTCGCGCAGGCCTACGCCCGGGCCGACCGCGCGCAGTTGTGCTGGACGTTGGGCATCACCGAGCACCACAACGGCACCGACAACGTGCTGTCGCTGATCAACCTCTCGCTGCTGACCGGGCACGTCGGCCGCTACGGCGCCGGGCTGAATCCGCTGCGCGGGCAGAACAACGTGCAGGGCGGCGGCGACATGGGCGCGATCCCGAACCGGCTGCCGGGGTTCCAGGACATCCTGCTGCCGGAGGTGCGGGCCAAGTTCGACGCGGCGTGGGGATCGAGCATCCCACCCCGCTACGGCTGGCACCTGACGCAGATGTTCGAGGCCATGGACCGCGGCGAGCTCACCGCGGTGTACGCCATCGGTGAGAACCCGGTGCAGTCCGAGGCCGACTCCGGACGCACCCTCAAGCGGATGCAGAACCTGGAGCACCTGGTGGTGCAGGACATCTTCCTGACCAAGACGGCGCAGCAGGCGCACGTGGTGCTGCCCGCATCAGCGGCCTGGTGCGAGAGCGACGGCACCTTCACCAACAGCGAGCGGCGCGTCCAGCGGGTGCGCAAGGCGCTGGATCCGCCGGGGCAGGCGCGCGACGACATCGACATCATCTGCGAGATCGCGCGCCGGCTGGGCCACGACTGGCACTACGAATCCGCCGAGCAGGTGTGGGACGAGATGCGGGCGCTCTCGCCGATGCACCGGGGGATGAGCTACCAGCGGCTCGCCGACCTCGGCGGCATCCAGTGGCCGTGCTACTCCGAGGACGAGCTGGAACCGACCTACCTGCACGGCCGGTTGTGGGCGGAGGATCCCGCCGAGCGCGGCGAGCCCGCGGCGTTCGCGCCGGTGCCGCACAGCCCGCCGGTGGACGAGCTCAGCGAGGAGTACCCGCTGCGCCTGACCACCGGGCGGCGGCTGGACTCCTACAACACCGGTGTGCAGTCGGGCGGTTTCAGCTCGCCGATGCGGCGCGGGGAGACCATCGACCTCTGCCCGGCCGATGCCGAACGGCTCGGCGTGGTGGCGGGGGAGAAGGTGCAGATCTCCTCGCGGCGCGGCTCGATCGTGGCGCCGGTGCGGCTGGACGAGGGGCTGCGGCCGGGGTTGGCGTTCATGACCTTCCACTTCCCGGACGAGGTGGACGTCAACCTGATCACCATCGAGGCCACCGACCCGGTGGCGGGCACCGCCGAGTACAAGGCCTCGGCGATCCGCGTCGACAAGCTCCCCGCCGAATCCGCTGTCTGA
- a CDS encoding acetate--CoA ligase family protein, whose product MAHETARVREVLDAVRAAGRTALTAPEAKQLCDAYGIPTAGEGLATSADEAVALAREIGGPVALKIVSPDILHKTDAGCVLVGVSGDEAVRSGYAEILANAHAFTENPAIAGVQVQQMVSGLEVIVGATTDPTFGKVVAFGLGGILVEVLKDVTFRLAPLSPEQARSMLDDIAAAEVLRGARGGEPVDAAALADVLRRVSELVDDFPEISELDLNPVFATAAGAIAADVRIVLATEPDEAPPQRSQEEILQAMRRLMNPDSVAVIGASNEDGKIGNSVMKNLINGGYAGEIHPVNPKADEILGRTAYRSITDVPGPVDVAVFTVPAKFVAAALEDCGRKGVAAAVLIPSGFAETGNQELQDEVVAVARKHGIRLLGPNIYGYYYTPQNLCATFCTPYDVRGGVALTSQSGGIGMAILGFSRTTKMGVSAIVGLGNKSDVDEDDLLTFFEQDDNTHCVAMHLEDLKDGRAFVEAAQRVTKKKPVVVLKAGRTDLGARAASSHTGALAGNDKVYDDVLRQSGVVRAPGLNEMLEYARGIPVLPTPKGENVVIITGAGGSGVLLSDACVANGLRLMDIPPDLDAEFRRYIPPFGAAGNPIDITGGEPPSTYEATIRLGLRDPRIHALILGYWHTIVTPPMVFAELAARVAEEARTDGVDKPIVVSLAGDTEVEKAADYLYDHGIVAFPYTTEKPVAVLGAKYQWARAAGLLD is encoded by the coding sequence ATGGCACACGAGACAGCACGCGTGCGGGAGGTGCTGGACGCGGTCCGGGCAGCGGGCCGCACCGCGCTCACCGCACCCGAGGCCAAGCAGCTCTGCGACGCCTACGGCATCCCCACCGCCGGTGAAGGGCTGGCGACCAGCGCCGACGAGGCGGTGGCGCTGGCCCGCGAGATCGGCGGACCGGTGGCGCTGAAGATCGTCTCCCCGGACATCCTGCACAAGACCGACGCGGGCTGCGTGCTGGTGGGCGTCTCCGGGGACGAAGCGGTGCGCAGCGGCTACGCGGAGATCCTGGCCAACGCGCACGCCTTCACCGAGAACCCGGCCATCGCCGGGGTGCAGGTGCAGCAGATGGTCAGCGGCCTGGAGGTGATCGTCGGCGCGACCACCGATCCGACCTTCGGCAAGGTGGTCGCGTTCGGGCTCGGCGGGATCCTGGTGGAGGTGCTCAAGGACGTCACCTTCCGGCTCGCGCCGCTCTCCCCCGAGCAGGCCCGGTCGATGCTCGACGACATCGCCGCGGCCGAGGTGCTGCGCGGTGCGCGCGGTGGTGAACCGGTCGACGCGGCGGCGCTGGCCGACGTGCTGCGCCGGGTCTCCGAGCTGGTCGACGACTTCCCGGAGATCAGCGAGCTCGACCTCAACCCGGTCTTCGCCACCGCCGCCGGCGCCATCGCGGCGGACGTGCGGATCGTGCTGGCCACCGAGCCGGACGAGGCACCGCCGCAGCGCTCGCAGGAGGAGATCCTGCAAGCGATGCGGCGGCTGATGAACCCGGACAGCGTTGCCGTGATCGGCGCCTCCAACGAGGACGGCAAGATCGGCAACTCGGTGATGAAGAACCTGATCAACGGCGGCTACGCGGGCGAGATCCACCCGGTCAACCCGAAGGCCGACGAGATCCTGGGCCGCACGGCGTACCGGAGCATCACCGACGTGCCGGGGCCGGTGGACGTGGCGGTGTTCACGGTGCCGGCGAAGTTCGTGGCGGCGGCGCTGGAGGACTGCGGGCGCAAGGGCGTCGCGGCGGCGGTGCTCATCCCCTCCGGCTTCGCCGAGACCGGCAACCAGGAGCTGCAGGACGAGGTCGTCGCGGTCGCCCGCAAGCACGGCATCCGGCTGCTCGGGCCGAACATCTACGGCTACTACTACACGCCGCAGAACTTGTGCGCGACGTTCTGCACGCCCTACGACGTGCGCGGCGGGGTCGCGCTGACCTCGCAGAGCGGCGGCATCGGGATGGCCATCCTCGGCTTCAGCCGCACCACGAAGATGGGCGTGTCGGCGATCGTCGGGCTGGGCAACAAGTCCGATGTGGACGAGGACGACCTGCTGACGTTCTTCGAGCAGGACGACAACACGCACTGCGTGGCCATGCACCTGGAGGACCTCAAGGACGGCCGGGCCTTCGTCGAAGCCGCCCAGCGGGTCACCAAGAAGAAGCCGGTGGTGGTGCTCAAAGCCGGACGCACGGACCTGGGCGCGCGGGCGGCCAGCTCGCACACCGGCGCGCTGGCCGGCAACGACAAGGTCTACGACGACGTCCTGCGCCAGTCCGGGGTGGTCCGGGCGCCGGGGCTCAACGAGATGCTGGAGTACGCGCGCGGCATCCCGGTGCTGCCCACCCCGAAGGGCGAGAACGTCGTCATCATCACCGGTGCGGGCGGATCCGGCGTGCTGCTGTCGGACGCCTGCGTGGCCAACGGCCTGCGGCTGATGGACATCCCGCCGGACCTGGACGCGGAGTTCCGCCGCTACATCCCGCCGTTCGGCGCCGCGGGCAACCCGATCGACATCACCGGCGGCGAACCGCCCAGCACCTACGAGGCCACCATCCGGCTCGGGCTGCGTGACCCGCGCATCCACGCGCTGATCCTCGGCTACTGGCACACCATCGTCACGCCGCCGATGGTGTTCGCCGAGCTGGCCGCGCGGGTCGCCGAGGAGGCGCGCACCGACGGAGTGGACAAACCGATCGTGGTGTCCCTGGCCGGGGACACCGAGGTGGAGAAGGCCGCCGACTACCTGTACGACCACGGCATCGTGGCCTTCCCCTACACCACCGAGAAGCCCGTCGCCGTCCTCGGCGCCAAGTACCAGTGGGCCAGAGCGGCCGGACTCCTCGACTGA
- a CDS encoding acyl-CoA dehydrogenase family protein yields MTGRAGNHLSGVDRVLRTLAGPASRDADDLGRFPRPVINALGRAGVLGLTLPTRCGGGGHGLAEAVQVVTQIARVCGSTAAVLQAHYAAVAVLAEHAEPALLREIAAGRHLSTLALAEEGRPFAPVARPLEHGGVVDLHARKNWVTAAGEADSYVWSSRAVGRSGASTLWLVPASAPGMCIPARPDGVGLRGSATATITADPVQVPASAVLGADGGGVEAVLTTVLPWLCALNAALALGLAEAVVQRSLECVNGPQPSWARWQEPPPRQPEVRADLARMQTQVDVIRLQLSDAVRATWQEPAEAQRRLLQVRATAGESAVRVAELGMKVCGQFAFRKDFGVERRFRDAHAAAYGQFPADTALDYLGRILCDLPLLG; encoded by the coding sequence ATGACCGGCCGGGCGGGCAACCACCTCAGCGGCGTCGATCGCGTCCTGCGCACGCTGGCCGGACCGGCCAGCCGCGACGCCGACGACCTGGGCCGGTTCCCCCGCCCGGTGATCAACGCACTCGGCCGGGCGGGAGTCCTCGGCCTGACGCTGCCGACCAGGTGCGGCGGTGGCGGGCACGGCTTGGCCGAAGCGGTCCAGGTCGTCACGCAAATCGCCCGGGTCTGCGGCTCGACCGCCGCCGTGCTGCAGGCGCACTACGCCGCCGTGGCGGTGCTCGCCGAACACGCCGAACCCGCCCTGCTGCGCGAGATCGCGGCGGGCCGCCACTTGAGCACGCTCGCGCTGGCCGAGGAAGGACGGCCCTTCGCACCGGTCGCCCGGCCTCTGGAGCACGGCGGCGTGGTGGACCTGCACGCCCGCAAGAACTGGGTGACGGCGGCGGGCGAAGCCGACAGCTACGTGTGGTCCAGCCGCGCGGTGGGTCGGTCCGGGGCCAGCACGCTGTGGCTGGTGCCGGCTTCCGCACCGGGGATGTGCATCCCGGCGCGGCCCGACGGAGTCGGCCTGCGCGGGAGCGCGACGGCCACGATCACCGCGGATCCCGTGCAGGTGCCCGCTTCGGCGGTGCTCGGCGCGGACGGTGGCGGGGTGGAGGCCGTGCTGACCACGGTCCTGCCGTGGCTGTGCGCGTTGAACGCGGCGCTGGCGCTGGGACTGGCGGAAGCGGTGGTGCAGCGGTCGCTTGAGTGCGTCAACGGCCCGCAGCCGTCGTGGGCGCGCTGGCAGGAACCGCCGCCACGGCAGCCGGAAGTGCGGGCGGACCTGGCGCGGATGCAGACCCAGGTCGACGTGATCCGCTTGCAGCTGTCCGACGCGGTGCGGGCGACCTGGCAGGAACCGGCCGAGGCGCAGCGGCGGTTGCTGCAGGTGCGGGCCACGGCGGGGGAGAGCGCGGTGCGGGTCGCCGAGCTCGGCATGAAGGTCTGCGGGCAGTTCGCCTTCCGCAAGGACTTCGGCGTCGAACGCCGCTTCCGCGACGCCCACGCCGCGGCCTACGGCCAGTTTCCCGCCGACACGGCGCTGGACTACCTGGGCCGCATCCTCTGCGACCTGCCGCTGCTGGGTTGA
- a CDS encoding NAD(P)H-dependent oxidoreductase subunit E, with product MDLHLLNDTPTDVERAAVDALLGPPGGNGSGPGHGRDQLLPALHAVNDRVGWISRGALNHICDRLSIPPAEAYGVASFYALFALRPRPPRVVHVCDDLACRARGSAQLCAALESVEASGDVMWLRSPCLGVCERAPAALAFQAGDPARTQLLAPASEKSIVDMVVSGPADGDQEPSARDSVPQAGEASLRLLRRIGAVDPESLDDYRAHGGYLALRRALEIGPAEVVRQVSEAKLTGRGGAAFPTGRKWEATAGQPAQPHYLVCNADESEPGTFKDRVVMEGDPFAVIEAMTIAGFATGCSRGYLYIRGEYPRAVRRLRNAIEQARERGLLGRSILGREEFDFDVEIRRGAGAYICGEETAIFNSIEGYRGEPRSKPPFPVEQGLFGKPTVVNNVETLINVPLILTGGGAEYARTGTADSTGTRLFCLSGNVRRPGVYEVPFGTTLRQLLDLAGGVEQDRQLRAVLLGGAAGGFVGPDQIDLPLSLEAVREAGTTLGSGVVLVFDDTADLPALLLRIAAFFRDESCGQCVPCRVGTVRQEEALQRLVRNRGDGADDLALLREVGRAMRDSSICGLGQTAWNAVESAVDRLGAFTARSPGTGGPAHVDD from the coding sequence GTGGATCTGCACTTGCTCAACGACACACCGACGGATGTCGAGAGGGCCGCGGTCGACGCGCTGCTCGGCCCGCCCGGAGGTAACGGGAGCGGACCCGGTCACGGGCGCGACCAGCTGCTACCCGCGCTGCACGCGGTGAACGACCGGGTCGGCTGGATCAGCCGGGGCGCGTTGAACCACATCTGCGATCGGCTGTCCATCCCGCCGGCCGAGGCCTACGGCGTGGCCAGCTTCTACGCGTTGTTCGCGCTGCGGCCCCGGCCGCCGCGCGTGGTGCACGTCTGCGACGACCTGGCCTGCCGGGCCCGCGGGTCGGCGCAGCTGTGCGCGGCACTGGAATCGGTGGAGGCGAGCGGCGATGTGATGTGGCTGCGCAGCCCGTGCCTCGGGGTGTGCGAGCGGGCGCCCGCGGCGCTGGCCTTCCAGGCCGGTGACCCGGCGCGGACGCAGCTGCTCGCACCGGCATCCGAGAAATCCATTGTGGACATGGTGGTGTCCGGCCCGGCCGATGGCGATCAGGAGCCGTCGGCGCGCGATTCGGTACCGCAGGCCGGTGAGGCCTCGCTGCGGCTGCTGCGGCGGATCGGCGCGGTCGATCCGGAGAGCCTCGACGACTACCGCGCGCACGGCGGCTACCTCGCCTTGCGCCGGGCCCTGGAGATCGGCCCGGCCGAGGTCGTCCGGCAGGTCAGCGAGGCCAAGCTGACCGGGCGGGGCGGCGCGGCGTTCCCGACCGGCCGCAAGTGGGAGGCCACCGCCGGGCAACCGGCCCAACCGCACTACCTGGTGTGCAACGCCGACGAGAGCGAGCCGGGCACCTTCAAGGACCGCGTGGTCATGGAGGGCGATCCGTTCGCGGTCATCGAGGCCATGACCATCGCCGGGTTCGCCACCGGCTGCAGTCGCGGCTACCTCTACATCCGCGGTGAGTACCCGAGAGCGGTGCGCCGGCTGCGCAACGCGATCGAGCAGGCGCGCGAGCGCGGTCTGCTGGGGCGCAGCATCCTCGGCCGGGAGGAGTTCGACTTCGACGTGGAGATCCGGCGCGGCGCCGGTGCCTACATCTGCGGCGAGGAGACCGCGATCTTCAACTCCATCGAGGGCTATCGCGGCGAACCGCGCAGCAAACCGCCGTTCCCGGTGGAGCAGGGCCTTTTCGGCAAGCCCACGGTGGTCAACAACGTCGAAACGCTGATCAACGTGCCGCTGATCCTCACCGGAGGCGGCGCGGAGTACGCCCGCACCGGCACCGCGGATTCCACCGGCACGCGGCTGTTCTGCCTGTCCGGCAACGTGCGGCGACCCGGCGTGTACGAAGTTCCCTTCGGCACCACGCTGCGGCAGCTGCTCGACCTCGCCGGTGGTGTCGAGCAGGACCGGCAGCTGCGCGCGGTGCTGCTCGGTGGCGCGGCGGGCGGGTTCGTCGGCCCCGACCAGATCGATCTGCCGCTGAGCCTGGAAGCGGTGCGCGAAGCTGGTACCACGCTCGGGTCGGGCGTGGTGCTCGTCTTCGACGACACCGCTGACCTGCCCGCGCTGCTGCTGCGCATCGCCGCGTTCTTCCGGGACGAGTCCTGCGGCCAGTGCGTGCCGTGCCGGGTGGGCACGGTGCGCCAGGAAGAGGCGCTGCAGCGGCTCGTGCGCAACCGCGGCGATGGCGCCGACGACTTGGCGCTGCTGCGCGAAGTCGGCCGGGCGATGCGCGATTCCTCCATTTGCGGGCTGGGGCAGACCGCCTGGAACGCGGTGGAATCAGCGGTGGACCGGCTCGGCGCCTTCACCGCCCGTTCACCGGGGACCGGTGGACCCGCACACGTGGATGACTGA
- a CDS encoding 2Fe-2S iron-sulfur cluster-binding protein, whose protein sequence is MQPSHEKPRKRELDPERNHHCESRRGGTVDLGLPRRLVELTLDDRTVSAPEGSTILDACTALGIEVPTLCWGDTLRPRNACRMCMVEVEGSRTLVPACSRRITDGMVVRTDSERTRHSRKLVLELLGSSADLSTTPEVAGWMAEYGADPGRFGPPAPGEDRDERPPGEHEAPDGSVAATVHQPAKVDNDLYVRDYGKCILCYKCVDACGEQWQNSFAIAVAGRGFDARISTEFAAPLPESACVYCGNCIEVCPTGALSFKTEFDMRAEGTWDESRQQRTTTVCTYCGVGCNVTLHTQDNEIVRVTSPHDSSVGHGNLCIKGRFGWQHVQNREPRP, encoded by the coding sequence ATGCAACCCAGCCACGAGAAACCACGGAAACGCGAGCTCGATCCGGAACGCAACCACCACTGTGAATCGCGGAGAGGCGGAACAGTTGATCTGGGACTCCCGCGCCGACTGGTCGAGCTCACCCTGGACGACCGGACGGTCAGCGCGCCGGAGGGTTCGACCATCCTCGACGCGTGCACCGCGCTGGGCATCGAGGTGCCGACGCTGTGCTGGGGCGACACGCTGCGCCCGCGCAACGCCTGCCGGATGTGCATGGTGGAGGTCGAGGGCTCGCGAACCCTGGTGCCCGCCTGCTCCCGGCGGATCACCGACGGGATGGTGGTGCGCACCGACTCCGAGCGCACCCGGCACAGCCGCAAGCTCGTGCTGGAACTGCTCGGCTCCTCCGCCGATCTGTCGACCACACCGGAGGTCGCGGGCTGGATGGCCGAGTACGGCGCCGATCCCGGGCGGTTCGGCCCGCCGGCCCCGGGCGAGGACCGCGACGAGCGCCCGCCGGGCGAGCACGAGGCACCGGACGGCTCGGTCGCTGCGACCGTGCACCAGCCCGCCAAGGTCGACAACGACCTCTACGTCCGCGATTACGGCAAGTGCATCCTGTGCTACAAGTGCGTGGACGCCTGCGGTGAGCAGTGGCAGAACTCCTTCGCGATCGCGGTGGCCGGTCGCGGTTTCGACGCGCGGATCTCCACCGAGTTCGCCGCTCCGCTGCCGGAATCGGCCTGCGTCTACTGCGGCAACTGCATCGAGGTCTGCCCGACCGGCGCGCTGAGCTTCAAGACGGAGTTCGACATGCGCGCCGAGGGCACCTGGGACGAGTCCAGGCAGCAGCGGACCACCACCGTGTGCACCTACTGCGGCGTGGGCTGCAACGTCACGCTGCACACCCAGGACAACGAGATCGTGCGGGTGACCTCGCCGCACGACAGCTCGGTCGGGCACGGGAACCTGTGCATCAAGGGCCGCTTCGGCTGGCAGCACGTGCAGAACCGGGAACCGCGGCCATGA
- a CDS encoding thiamine pyrophosphate-binding protein gives MAQTSPEQAGAAELISGGHLVAKALRAEGVDTIFTLCGGHIIDIYDGCADEGIEVIDVRHEQVAAHAADGYARVTGRPGCAVVTAGPGTTDAVTGVANAFRAESPMLLIGGQGALSQHKMGSLQDLPHVDMMAPITKFAATVPHTERVADMVSMAFRECFHGAPGPSFLEIPRDILDAKVPVDRARIPLAGGYRASTRSAGDPDAVEKLADLLVKAEKPCILLGSQTWTCRATDSAVKLVRELNLPAFMNGAGRGTLPPADPLHFQLARRHAFGNADLIIIVGTPFDFRMGYGRRLSADATVVQIDLDYRTVGRNRDIDLGIVGDADAVLTALAQATSGRLDNGAGKRESWIRELREVETAAYEKRLPRQLSDSSPIDPYRLVHEINEFLTEDSRYIGDGGDIVTFSGQVIQPKAPGHWMDPGPLGTLGVGLPFAMAAKHARPDEEVVCLFGDGAFSLTGWDFETMVRFDLPFIGIVGNNSSMNQIRYGQIAKYGADRGRIGNTLGDVEYSKFAQMLGGYGEEVREPGEIGPALRRARESGKPSLINVWVDPDVYAPGTMNQTMYK, from the coding sequence ATGGCCCAGACATCACCCGAGCAAGCAGGCGCAGCAGAGCTGATCTCCGGCGGTCACCTGGTCGCCAAAGCGCTCCGAGCAGAAGGCGTGGACACCATCTTCACGCTCTGCGGCGGGCACATCATCGACATCTACGACGGATGCGCGGACGAAGGCATCGAGGTCATCGACGTCCGCCACGAGCAGGTCGCCGCGCACGCCGCCGACGGCTACGCCCGCGTCACCGGCCGGCCCGGTTGCGCCGTGGTGACCGCGGGACCGGGCACCACCGACGCGGTCACCGGCGTGGCCAACGCCTTCCGCGCGGAGAGCCCGATGCTGCTCATCGGCGGCCAAGGCGCGCTGTCGCAGCACAAGATGGGTTCGCTGCAGGACCTCCCGCACGTGGACATGATGGCGCCGATCACCAAGTTCGCCGCCACCGTCCCGCACACCGAGCGCGTCGCCGACATGGTGTCGATGGCCTTCAGGGAGTGCTTCCACGGCGCACCCGGCCCGTCGTTCCTGGAGATCCCGCGCGACATCCTCGACGCGAAGGTGCCGGTGGACCGGGCGCGCATCCCGCTGGCCGGCGGCTACCGCGCCTCCACCCGTTCGGCGGGCGATCCCGACGCCGTGGAGAAGCTGGCCGACCTGCTGGTCAAGGCCGAGAAGCCGTGCATCCTGCTGGGCAGCCAGACCTGGACGTGCCGGGCCACCGACTCGGCGGTCAAGCTGGTGCGCGAGCTCAACCTGCCCGCGTTCATGAACGGCGCCGGACGCGGCACCCTGCCACCGGCCGACCCGCTGCACTTCCAGCTCGCCCGCAGGCACGCCTTCGGCAACGCGGACCTGATCATCATCGTGGGCACCCCGTTCGACTTCCGGATGGGCTACGGCCGCCGCCTCTCCGCCGACGCCACCGTGGTGCAGATCGACCTCGACTACCGGACGGTGGGCCGCAACCGGGACATCGACCTGGGCATCGTCGGCGACGCCGACGCGGTGCTCACCGCGCTGGCCCAGGCCACCTCCGGCCGGCTCGACAACGGCGCGGGCAAGCGGGAGAGCTGGATCCGCGAACTGCGCGAGGTGGAGACGGCGGCCTACGAGAAGCGGTTGCCGCGCCAGCTCTCCGACTCCTCCCCCATCGACCCGTACCGGCTGGTGCACGAGATCAACGAGTTCCTCACCGAGGACTCCCGCTACATCGGCGACGGCGGTGACATCGTCACCTTCTCCGGCCAGGTCATCCAGCCCAAGGCACCCGGTCACTGGATGGATCCCGGCCCGCTGGGCACCCTCGGCGTCGGGCTGCCGTTCGCGATGGCCGCCAAGCACGCCCGCCCCGACGAGGAGGTGGTGTGCCTGTTCGGCGACGGCGCGTTCAGCCTCACCGGCTGGGACTTCGAGACGATGGTGCGCTTCGACCTGCCGTTCATCGGCATCGTGGGCAACAACTCCTCGATGAACCAGATCCGCTACGGCCAGATCGCCAAGTACGGCGCGGATCGCGGCCGGATCGGCAACACCCTCGGCGACGTGGAGTACAGCAAGTTCGCCCAGATGCTGGGCGGCTACGGCGAAGAGGTCCGCGAACCCGGCGAGATCGGGCCGGCCCTGCGCCGCGCCCGGGAGTCCGGCAAACCGTCCTTGATCAACGTGTGGGTCGATCCCGACGTCTACGCCCCGGGAACCATGAACCAGACGATGTACAAGTGA